From the genome of Gracilinanus agilis isolate LMUSP501 chromosome 2, AgileGrace, whole genome shotgun sequence, one region includes:
- the C2H20orf85 gene encoding uncharacterized protein C20orf85 homolog has product MAQKVVPGADKLTFVAQDEIWKNRLETEWKARQNWSKKWGFLTTPLEELLKREGEVLKPPKPKIELPAHLRIRPVTPVEKYIKVLPSPPVPKTTAGFIGWRSTIPGLELERNYRIISCKGAYAKQLKWPEAGIY; this is encoded by the exons ATGGCCCAGAAAGTCGTCCCCGGCGCTGATAAACTTACGTTCGTCGCACAGGATGAAATCTG GAAAAATCGCCTTGAAACCGAATGGAAAGCACGTCAAAATTGGTCTAAGAAATGGGGATTTTTAACAACCCCTCTGGAAGAG TTactgaagagagaaggagaagtgCTTAAGCCTCCAAAGCCCAAGATAGAGCTTCCAGCACATTTACGCATCCGGCCTGTGACACCAGTGGAAAAATATATTAag GTACTCCCATCACCACCAGTCCCTAAAACTACTGCAGGTTTTATTGGCTGGCGATCCACGATTCCTGGTCTGGAACTTGAGAGAAACTACAGGATTATAAGCTGTAAAGGTGCCTATGCCAAGCAACTAAAGTGGCCCGAGGCGGGCATCTACTAA